In the Leptotrichia sp. oral taxon 212 genome, one interval contains:
- the hpt gene encoding hypoxanthine phosphoribosyltransferase gives MKKDWEFGIRSQLITKEALAQRIRELGRQITEDLKDDDAPLVVVGLLKGSIIFMADLVREIKLPLVMDFMSVSSYGEGFESTREVKILKDLEGSIQGKHVLIVEDIIDSGMTLKKVLKVLGGRGPKKISLCTLLDKPDRREVEVDVQYVGFEIPNEFVLGYGLDFIEEYRNIPYVALAADELYKK, from the coding sequence ATGAAAAAAGATTGGGAATTTGGTATCAGAAGTCAGTTGATTACAAAAGAAGCCCTTGCGCAAAGAATAAGAGAACTTGGAAGACAGATAACAGAAGATTTAAAAGATGATGACGCTCCTCTTGTTGTGGTGGGACTACTTAAGGGATCTATTATTTTTATGGCTGATCTTGTAAGAGAAATAAAATTGCCTCTGGTAATGGACTTTATGTCTGTTTCAAGTTACGGAGAAGGATTTGAATCAACAAGGGAAGTAAAGATACTTAAAGATCTTGAAGGAAGTATACAGGGGAAACATGTCCTTATTGTTGAAGATATAATAGATTCAGGTATGACTCTGAAAAAAGTTTTAAAAGTATTAGGTGGAAGAGGACCTAAGAAAATTTCATTATGTACTTTACTTGATAAACCTGATAGACGTGAAGTTGAAGTTGATGTTCAGTATGTAGGATTTGAAATTCCTAATGAATTTGTACTGGGATATGGGCTTGATTTTATTGAAGAGTATAGAAATATTCCTTATGTTGCACTTGCGGCAGATGAACTTTATAAGAAATAG
- a CDS encoding PASTA domain-containing protein, giving the protein MAKKFKFNIIKTIKTFLVLVCLFILSTIGRNVFIRHFFNDRLTVIPNVVNLNEKDAINYLKKAGLNVKVINSKTEKVPLDTVYIQFPLPGKSVKVNRTIQIWVNNGKGQEVPNIVGLELLEARSLLQGQNIQIERIDYQPSNQKYNTILGVYPKPGTTLEINQKISILVSSQKVVDPSVMPNLIGLDLNDAKVLLAQIGLELGGTSKSSDPTLPVNTIISTSPAPGQKVTKGQKVSVVINIGARVKSDKPSVEEIINQTNQQIDDKQIDNIITNTLEKIDKRNNENNDNQKKNSNQKNQNNQNNNGNNNNSEDSNDNKQIFTKPKKREIDRPSSD; this is encoded by the coding sequence ATGGCTAAAAAATTTAAATTTAATATTATAAAAACTATCAAAACTTTTCTTGTATTAGTTTGTTTATTTATACTTTCAACAATTGGAAGAAACGTTTTTATAAGACATTTTTTCAACGACAGGCTTACAGTGATTCCAAATGTCGTAAATCTTAACGAAAAGGATGCTATAAACTATCTAAAAAAAGCAGGACTTAATGTCAAAGTAATTAATTCAAAAACTGAGAAAGTTCCACTTGATACAGTATACATACAGTTTCCTTTGCCAGGAAAATCTGTAAAAGTTAACCGTACTATTCAAATATGGGTAAATAATGGTAAAGGACAGGAAGTTCCTAATATTGTGGGTCTGGAACTGCTTGAAGCACGTTCTTTGCTTCAAGGGCAGAACATCCAAATTGAAAGGATAGACTATCAGCCTTCCAATCAGAAATACAATACTATATTAGGAGTTTATCCTAAACCTGGAACTACCCTTGAAATAAATCAAAAGATATCAATACTGGTTTCTTCTCAGAAAGTTGTTGATCCATCAGTTATGCCAAACTTGATAGGATTGGATCTGAATGATGCAAAAGTATTACTGGCTCAAATTGGACTGGAATTAGGAGGAACTTCTAAGTCAAGTGACCCTACACTTCCTGTAAATACTATTATTTCAACATCACCTGCTCCAGGACAGAAAGTTACAAAAGGACAGAAAGTTTCAGTTGTTATAAATATTGGAGCACGAGTGAAATCTGATAAACCTTCGGTAGAAGAAATAATAAATCAGACTAACCAGCAGATTGATGACAAACAGATTGATAACATAATTACTAATACTCTTGAAAAAATTGATAAACGTAACAATGAAAACAATGATAATCAGAAAAAGAATTCTAATCAGAAGAACCAGAACAATCAGAACAACAACGGTAATAACAATAATTCTGAAGATTCAAATGACAACAAGCAAATATTTACAAAGCCTAAAAAACGTGAAATTGATCGTCCTAGCAGCGATTAG
- the rsgA gene encoding ribosome small subunit-dependent GTPase A codes for MRKIKGFYYVSDEKYNHLKKENIYECKLKGTLKVKNNKMNCIIGDIVEFDENEKVITGIDERKNFLYRPLLANIDFIGILFSIVSPEFNFNVFQKMLLNACWQNIPAILIISKIDLVEKNTLDKFLNEIKKNFGKDFPVFPISTEKNIGLTKLKEYIEGKSVTVSGPSGVGKSTLINSLIGEEILTTNEVSEKTSRGRHTTTESRFFKMDINTYIIDTPGFTSLDFPKLDNKKELETLFPEFLNHIQNCKFRDCLHDNEPQCGIKAAVENNDIPRMRYDFYLNSLENIFKN; via the coding sequence ATAAGAAAAATTAAAGGATTCTACTATGTTTCAGATGAAAAATATAATCATCTAAAGAAAGAAAATATTTATGAATGTAAACTTAAGGGAACTCTAAAAGTTAAAAACAACAAAATGAACTGTATCATAGGTGATATTGTTGAATTTGATGAAAATGAAAAAGTTATCACAGGAATTGACGAAAGAAAAAACTTTCTTTACCGTCCTTTACTTGCTAACATTGATTTTATAGGTATTCTTTTTTCCATAGTTTCTCCGGAATTTAATTTTAATGTATTTCAGAAAATGTTATTAAATGCCTGCTGGCAAAATATTCCAGCTATATTAATTATTTCAAAAATTGATTTAGTTGAAAAGAATACTTTAGATAAATTTCTAAATGAAATAAAGAAAAATTTTGGGAAGGATTTTCCAGTTTTTCCTATTTCTACTGAAAAAAATATTGGATTAACAAAATTAAAGGAATATATAGAAGGAAAATCTGTTACAGTTTCAGGTCCCAGTGGAGTAGGTAAATCAACACTGATTAATTCCCTCATTGGAGAAGAAATTCTGACTACAAATGAAGTCAGCGAAAAAACTTCAAGAGGCCGTCATACTACAACAGAAAGTCGTTTTTTCAAAATGGATATAAATACATATATTATTGATACTCCAGGATTTACATCCCTTGATTTTCCAAAGCTGGATAATAAAAAAGAGCTGGAAACACTCTTTCCTGAATTTCTGAATCATATCCAGAATTGCAAATTTAGAGACTGTCTGCATGATAATGAGCCTCAGTGTGGTATTAAAGCAGCTGTTGAAAATAATGATATTCCTAGAATGAGATATGATTTTTACTTAAATTCGCTGGAAAATATTTTTAAAAATTAA
- the rpe gene encoding ribulose-phosphate 3-epimerase: protein MEKKIIIAPSLLAADFSKLKEEISEIEKYGAEYLHLDVMDGNYVPNISFGAPVISAIRKHSNLVFDVHLMVENPDMFIKDMVDAGADIITVHAEAAKHLNRTVQLIKSYGKKVGIALNPSTPLEMIKYDLKNIDMVLIMTVNPGFGGQKFIEDMTEKIRELRKINKDIDIEVDGGINAETAKKVKEAGANILVAGSYVFSGNYKEKIESLK from the coding sequence ATGGAAAAAAAAATTATTATAGCCCCTTCACTGCTTGCGGCAGACTTTAGCAAGCTGAAGGAAGAAATATCAGAAATAGAAAAATATGGTGCTGAATATCTACATCTTGATGTTATGGATGGGAACTATGTTCCGAACATAAGTTTTGGAGCTCCTGTTATCTCAGCAATAAGAAAGCACAGCAATCTTGTTTTTGATGTTCATCTTATGGTTGAAAACCCTGATATGTTTATAAAGGACATGGTAGATGCAGGTGCAGATATCATTACTGTTCATGCGGAAGCTGCAAAGCATCTTAACAGAACAGTACAATTAATAAAATCCTATGGAAAAAAAGTAGGAATTGCCCTTAATCCGTCAACTCCTCTGGAAATGATAAAATACGATCTTAAAAATATTGACATGGTGCTTATTATGACTGTCAATCCTGGATTTGGAGGACAGAAGTTTATTGAAGATATGACTGAAAAAATTAGAGAATTGCGTAAAATCAATAAGGATATTGACATTGAAGTAGACGGTGGAATAAATGCTGAAACTGCAAAAAAAGTAAAAGAAGCAGGTGCAAATATACTTGTTGCAGGATCCTATGTCTTTAGCGGAAACTATAAAGAAAAAATAGAATCTTTAAAATAA
- a CDS encoding MarR family winged helix-turn-helix transcriptional regulator, whose translation MYLEIEALLDEFYKTYYKIEEINLSQVIKCLTTTELHVIEAIGEESLTMNELSDKLGITMGTASVAVNKLTDKYFIERNRSENDRRKVFVQLSKKGLLAYKYHGNFHSNILEKVTSEIPKEKLDTFVEVFKIIVNNLNKVKKDIQPESILSFEKGDIVQVSSFKGSPAIRKYLNEKGIIIKSLIKILDINKHIIMLLVDGDEKVISIDDAADIMVTRNYV comes from the coding sequence ATGTATTTAGAAATTGAAGCATTATTAGATGAATTTTATAAAACATATTATAAAATTGAAGAAATAAACTTAAGTCAGGTAATAAAATGCCTTACTACTACTGAATTACACGTAATTGAGGCAATTGGAGAAGAATCTCTTACAATGAATGAACTGTCTGATAAGCTGGGAATTACAATGGGAACAGCTTCTGTCGCTGTAAATAAGCTGACAGATAAATATTTCATAGAGCGTAACCGTTCTGAAAATGACAGAAGGAAAGTTTTTGTACAGTTGTCTAAAAAAGGGCTTCTGGCTTATAAATATCATGGAAACTTTCATTCAAATATTCTTGAGAAAGTTACTTCAGAAATTCCTAAGGAAAAACTTGATACTTTTGTCGAAGTTTTCAAGATAATTGTTAATAATCTTAACAAAGTAAAAAAAGATATTCAGCCAGAATCCATATTAAGCTTTGAGAAGGGAGATATCGTTCAGGTATCATCTTTTAAAGGAAGTCCTGCAATAAGAAAATATCTGAATGAGAAAGGAATCATCATAAAATCCCTTATTAAAATACTTGATATTAATAAACATATTATTATGCTGCTTGTTGATGGAGATGAAAAAGTTATCAGTATTGATGATGCTGCTGACATAATGGTCACAAGAAATTATGTATAA
- a CDS encoding NFACT family protein, whose product MIYIDGVGLSFLIKEIKEKIVNYKLTKIYQYDRSSLSFFFGKNNLLFQVKDNSTIFYLKEEKDLNTDFQSKFLLSLKKHLLNSILINIRQESFDRIVYFDFEKLNQFGDVEKFTLTMELMGKASNIFLTSSSDEKIISALYFSSIDEGNRIIMTGAEYTLPFEEKKISPLYLDEDNFPFESPQDFIQKVEGVGKIFAIQCYDNYETYKKYITSYVPLLHEAEIRGKSQKILTYNHFSDYKDKITSTKEFSTLNEGLNEYFRTTITSNVINEKKKKLVKYVDTQIKKFEKILKNIDIDLKKNGNYENYKNTGDILAANMHSIKHGMDKITAFDFYNNCEISISLDPLLSPNDNLNFYYNKYNKGKRTETALNARLLDIRNEIKYFEEIKLFLEKETDFIGIEEIENELKFSSKKKINLNKMKKRELLSFEHNGFKIFVGRNNKENEEITFNKGTSRDIWLHVKDIPGSHVLIIREYKELDEDTLYYAARLAGEFSKAGKGDKVTVDYCEKKFVKKIKNSKPGNVTYTNFKTLTVIV is encoded by the coding sequence ATGATATATATTGATGGAGTAGGGTTATCTTTTCTAATTAAGGAAATAAAGGAAAAAATAGTGAATTATAAATTAACTAAAATTTATCAGTATGACCGTTCTTCACTTTCTTTTTTCTTTGGTAAGAATAATCTTCTGTTTCAGGTTAAGGATAACTCCACTATTTTTTATTTAAAGGAAGAAAAAGATTTAAATACAGATTTCCAGTCAAAATTTCTTCTTTCCCTGAAAAAGCACCTTCTTAATTCTATCCTTATAAATATTAGACAGGAAAGCTTTGACAGAATTGTATATTTTGATTTTGAAAAACTTAATCAGTTTGGCGATGTTGAAAAATTTACTCTTACTATGGAATTAATGGGAAAAGCAAGCAATATATTCCTGACTTCCTCCAGTGATGAAAAAATCATTTCAGCTTTATATTTTTCTTCTATTGATGAAGGAAACAGGATTATAATGACAGGAGCAGAATACACTCTTCCATTTGAAGAAAAGAAAATTTCTCCCCTATATCTGGATGAGGATAATTTTCCTTTTGAATCTCCACAAGATTTCATACAGAAAGTGGAAGGAGTTGGCAAAATTTTTGCAATACAATGCTATGATAATTATGAAACCTATAAAAAATACATTACAAGCTATGTTCCACTTCTTCATGAAGCTGAAATTAGAGGAAAATCACAAAAAATACTTACTTACAACCATTTTTCCGATTATAAAGATAAAATTACTTCAACAAAAGAATTTTCAACGTTAAATGAAGGATTAAACGAATATTTCAGGACAACGATTACATCCAATGTAATTAACGAAAAGAAAAAGAAACTTGTAAAATACGTAGATACACAAATTAAAAAATTTGAAAAAATACTTAAAAACATAGATATTGACCTGAAAAAAAACGGAAATTATGAAAATTATAAGAATACAGGGGACATACTGGCTGCAAATATGCATTCTATTAAGCATGGTATGGACAAAATAACAGCTTTTGATTTTTATAACAACTGCGAAATTAGTATTTCCCTTGACCCACTCCTATCTCCAAATGATAATTTGAATTTTTATTATAATAAATATAACAAAGGAAAAAGAACTGAAACAGCTCTTAATGCAAGGCTTCTGGATATAAGAAATGAAATAAAATATTTTGAAGAGATAAAACTTTTTCTTGAAAAGGAAACTGACTTTATAGGTATTGAAGAAATAGAAAATGAGCTGAAGTTCAGCAGTAAAAAGAAAATTAATCTTAATAAAATGAAAAAAAGAGAACTTCTTTCCTTTGAACATAATGGTTTCAAAATATTTGTTGGAAGAAATAATAAGGAAAATGAAGAAATAACATTTAATAAAGGAACTTCAAGAGATATATGGCTACATGTAAAGGACATTCCAGGAAGTCACGTTTTAATTATAAGAGAGTATAAAGAATTAGATGAAGATACTCTATATTATGCTGCCAGACTTGCAGGAGAATTCTCGAAAGCTGGAAAAGGAGATAAAGTAACTGTAGATTATTGTGAAAAAAAATTCGTTAAAAAAATAAAAAATTCAAAACCTGGAAATGTTACATATACTAATTTTAAAACTTTGACAGTTATAGTTTAA
- a CDS encoding HPr family phosphocarrier protein codes for MASKTVVMTNPTGLHTRPGGVFVAKAKEFESDVFVENEGKKVNGKSLLKLLSIGIKNGSEVTVHAEGADADQAVEVLGELLATIRD; via the coding sequence ATGGCAAGTAAAACAGTTGTTATGACAAACCCTACAGGATTACATACAAGACCAGGTGGTGTGTTTGTAGCTAAGGCAAAAGAATTCGAAAGCGATGTTTTCGTTGAAAATGAAGGAAAAAAAGTAAACGGTAAATCATTGTTAAAATTATTATCAATAGGAATCAAAAACGGTTCTGAAGTTACTGTTCATGCAGAAGGGGCTGATGCTGATCAAGCAGTTGAAGTTTTAGGAGAATTACTGGCAACTATTAGAGACTAA
- a CDS encoding CTP synthase, with protein MRTKIDGTKYIFVTGGVVSSLGKGIVASSLGRLLKERGYKVTIQKFDPYINVDPGTMSPYQHGEVFVTEDGAETDLDLGHYERFINEDLTRYNNLTTGKIMSKIISKERKGEFLGGTVQTVPHVTDEIKYNIMKAAEESQSDIVITEIGGTIGDIESDPFIEAIRQLKREVGRENIAYIHVTLLPYLKAAGELKTKPTQHSVKMLQGLGISPDVIIVRSEHPVDQNIKKKISIFCDIDEEAVIESLDAETLYEIPLTMERLGLADVICKHFKIENKKPALIEWNKMVEKFKNPKKLIKVAVVGKYVELKDAYISINESIEHAGFNLDTKVEIDYLKAGEFEIEKLSNYDGILVPGGFGDRGIEGKIEAIEYARKNKIPFFGICLGMQMACVEFARNVLGYEGATSTEFEKDAEYPIISLMEEQEGLKYLGGTMRLGAYPCILKDDSHAARVYGKTSISERHRHRYEFNNKYKQEFEKAGMDIVGLSPDGNYVEVIEIKDHPYFIACQYHPEFKSRPIKPHPLFTGWVKAALIKRKEK; from the coding sequence ATGAGAACGAAAATTGACGGGACAAAATATATTTTTGTCACAGGAGGTGTAGTTTCTTCATTAGGAAAAGGAATAGTGGCTTCTTCATTAGGAAGACTTCTAAAAGAAAGAGGATACAAGGTAACTATACAGAAATTTGATCCTTATATAAATGTTGACCCTGGAACAATGAGTCCTTATCAGCATGGAGAAGTATTTGTAACTGAAGATGGCGCTGAAACTGATCTGGATTTAGGGCACTATGAAAGATTTATAAATGAAGATCTTACTAGGTATAACAATCTTACTACAGGAAAAATCATGTCAAAAATAATTTCTAAAGAGAGAAAGGGTGAATTTTTGGGTGGAACAGTTCAAACTGTACCTCATGTAACAGATGAAATTAAGTATAATATTATGAAAGCTGCAGAAGAAAGTCAGTCTGATATTGTTATTACTGAAATAGGAGGAACTATAGGAGATATAGAAAGTGATCCTTTCATAGAAGCGATAAGACAGCTTAAAAGGGAAGTAGGAAGAGAAAATATAGCTTATATACATGTAACTTTATTGCCTTATCTAAAAGCTGCAGGAGAATTAAAGACTAAACCTACACAGCACAGTGTAAAAATGCTGCAAGGACTTGGAATTTCTCCAGATGTAATTATAGTGAGAAGCGAACATCCTGTAGACCAGAATATTAAAAAGAAAATATCAATATTTTGTGATATAGATGAAGAAGCTGTAATAGAATCCCTTGATGCGGAAACTCTGTATGAAATACCTTTAACTATGGAAAGACTTGGACTTGCAGATGTAATCTGTAAACATTTTAAAATAGAGAATAAAAAACCGGCTCTTATTGAATGGAATAAAATGGTTGAGAAATTTAAAAATCCTAAGAAACTTATAAAAGTGGCAGTAGTTGGAAAATATGTCGAATTAAAGGATGCCTATATAAGTATAAATGAATCAATTGAACATGCAGGATTTAATCTTGATACAAAAGTTGAAATAGATTATCTGAAAGCTGGAGAATTTGAAATAGAAAAGCTTTCAAACTATGATGGAATACTTGTTCCAGGAGGATTTGGAGATAGAGGAATAGAAGGTAAGATAGAAGCTATAGAATATGCAAGAAAAAATAAGATTCCATTCTTTGGAATATGTCTTGGAATGCAGATGGCATGTGTGGAGTTTGCCAGAAATGTTCTCGGATATGAAGGAGCAACTTCAACTGAATTTGAGAAGGATGCGGAATATCCAATAATAAGCCTTATGGAAGAGCAGGAAGGGCTTAAATATTTAGGTGGAACAATGAGATTGGGAGCTTACCCATGTATTTTAAAAGACGATAGTCATGCGGCAAGAGTTTATGGAAAAACTTCCATAAGCGAAAGACACAGACACAGATATGAATTCAATAATAAATATAAACAAGAATTTGAAAAGGCAGGGATGGATATAGTAGGACTTTCACCTGACGGAAATTATGTGGAAGTTATTGAAATAAAGGATCATCCTTATTTTATAGCTTGTCAATATCATCCTGAATTTAAAAGTAGACCAATAAAACCTCATCCATTATTTACAGGATGGGTAAAAGCGGCATTGATTAAAAGAAAAGAAAAATAA
- a CDS encoding class II fructose-bisphosphate aldolase, giving the protein MKYHFKDLGLSNTKEMFAKANKEGYSVPAFNFNNMEQLQAIIEACVEMGSPVILQVSTGARDYIGKEMLPWLAKAATAYVEASGSDIPVALHLDHGPNFATAKDCIEYGFSSVMYDGSHHPYDENVAEAKEVAEFAHKHDVTVEAELGVLAGIEDDVVAAEHVYTQPDEVEDFVSKTGVDSLAIAIGTSHGAHKFKPGDDPKLRLDILAEIEKRIPGFPIVLHGSSGVPQQFVKMITQYGGQIADAIGIPDEELRKASKSAVAKINVDTDGRLAFTAGIREVFANKPGEFDPRKYLGPAKNYMKNYYKEKIKDVFGSEGAYKKGTERK; this is encoded by the coding sequence ATGAAATATCATTTTAAAGATTTAGGATTAAGCAACACAAAAGAAATGTTTGCAAAAGCAAACAAGGAAGGATACTCAGTACCGGCTTTCAACTTTAACAACATGGAACAGTTACAGGCAATTATAGAAGCATGTGTTGAAATGGGGTCACCGGTAATACTTCAAGTATCTACAGGGGCGAGAGATTATATTGGAAAAGAAATGTTACCTTGGTTAGCTAAAGCAGCTACTGCATATGTTGAAGCATCTGGATCAGATATACCGGTAGCTTTACACTTAGATCATGGACCAAATTTTGCAACAGCTAAAGATTGTATAGAATATGGATTTTCCTCAGTAATGTATGATGGATCACATCATCCATATGATGAAAACGTTGCAGAAGCAAAAGAAGTTGCTGAATTTGCACATAAACATGATGTAACAGTTGAAGCTGAATTAGGAGTGTTAGCTGGAATCGAAGATGATGTTGTAGCAGCTGAACATGTTTATACTCAACCAGATGAAGTTGAAGACTTTGTATCTAAAACAGGAGTAGATTCATTAGCAATAGCTATAGGAACTTCTCATGGAGCACATAAATTTAAACCTGGGGACGATCCTAAATTAAGATTGGATATCCTTGCTGAAATTGAAAAAAGAATACCAGGATTCCCTATAGTATTACATGGTTCTTCAGGAGTGCCTCAACAATTTGTTAAAATGATAACTCAATATGGTGGACAGATAGCAGATGCAATTGGTATACCTGATGAAGAATTAAGAAAAGCTTCTAAATCAGCAGTTGCTAAAATAAACGTTGATACTGACGGAAGATTAGCTTTCACAGCAGGAATAAGAGAAGTATTTGCAAATAAACCAGGAGAATTTGATCCTAGAAAATATTTAGGGCCTGCAAAAAATTACATGAAAAATTACTATAAGGAAAAAATCAAAGACGTATTTGGATCTGAAGGTGCTTATAAAAAAGGTACTGAAAGAAAATAA
- a CDS encoding GH25 family lysozyme, producing the protein MKKFLKILVFLIILGAVAVYLEFSGYVYHNDIIAKVLRYNVEGLDVSHHQIRINWKKVDKKYKFIIMKATEGKDFLDSDFLYNWNNARLNGFTVGAYHFFSMLSSGAAQADYYISMVPDSDKALPPVIDLEIPVKYPKNKVLKELKDMIEKLERHYKKRVIIYVTYHTYNAYIKGEFPNNKLWIRDIKFIPELDEDDRWIIWQVSNKGRITGIQGFTDKNVLRNGTVEELIENSKIKSEKYEKN; encoded by the coding sequence ATGAAGAAATTTTTAAAAATTTTAGTTTTTCTTATAATTCTCGGAGCTGTAGCAGTTTATCTTGAGTTTTCAGGATATGTATATCATAATGACATTATTGCCAAAGTATTGCGTTATAATGTTGAAGGACTGGATGTTTCGCATCATCAGATAAGAATAAACTGGAAAAAAGTAGATAAAAAATATAAATTTATTATTATGAAAGCTACTGAAGGAAAAGATTTTTTGGATAGTGATTTTCTTTATAACTGGAATAATGCAAGATTAAATGGATTTACAGTAGGAGCTTACCACTTCTTTTCAATGCTTAGCAGTGGAGCGGCACAGGCAGATTACTATATAAGCATGGTACCTGATTCAGATAAGGCGCTTCCACCAGTAATCGATTTAGAAATACCAGTTAAGTACCCTAAAAATAAAGTCTTAAAAGAATTGAAGGATATGATAGAGAAACTGGAAAGGCATTATAAAAAAAGAGTCATAATATATGTGACCTATCATACATATAATGCATATATAAAAGGAGAATTCCCTAATAATAAGTTATGGATAAGAGATATAAAATTTATTCCTGAACTTGATGAAGATGATAGATGGATTATATGGCAGGTTTCAAATAAGGGAAGAATAACAGGAATTCAAGGATTTACTGATAAAAATGTTCTGAGAAACGGAACAGTTGAAGAGCTTATTGAAAACAGTAAAATAAAATCTGAAAAGTATGAAAAAAATTAA
- the serS gene encoding serine--tRNA ligase, protein MLETRYIRENADKVREYLKNRKSDFNLDAFLSLDEDRREVLQEVEMLKKERNESSSLIGKYKKEGKDATELLEKMQGVSTKIKELDQKLSEIDEKQLALAYTIPNRLHESTPVGENEDDNVEVRKWGEPTKFDFVPKPHDELGTALDILDFERGSKLSGSRFTVYKKAGARLERALINFMLDTHTSEHGYEEIMTPQLAKREIMMGTGQLPKFADDMYKIEGEELFLIPTAEVTLTNLHNGEILDEEEIPRYYCGFTACFRQEAGSGGRDLKGLVRQHQFNKVEMVKIAHPDNSYEELEKMVNNAETILQKLKLPYRVISLCSGDIGFSAAKTYDLEVWVPSQDKYREISSCSNTEDFQARRAMIKYRVKETGKSRFVHTLNGSGLAVGRTLLAIMENYQQEDGSIKVPDVLVPYMGGMTVIK, encoded by the coding sequence ATGCTTGAAACAAGATATATAAGAGAAAATGCTGACAAAGTAAGGGAATATCTGAAAAACAGAAAAAGTGACTTTAATCTGGATGCTTTTTTAAGTCTGGATGAGGATAGAAGAGAAGTTCTTCAGGAAGTGGAAATGCTGAAAAAAGAAAGAAATGAATCAAGCTCTCTTATAGGAAAATATAAAAAAGAAGGAAAAGATGCGACAGAATTACTAGAAAAAATGCAGGGAGTAAGTACAAAAATAAAGGAACTGGATCAGAAACTTTCAGAAATTGATGAAAAACAGCTTGCTTTAGCCTATACTATTCCAAATAGACTTCATGAAAGCACTCCTGTAGGAGAAAATGAAGATGACAATGTTGAAGTGAGAAAATGGGGAGAACCGACAAAATTTGATTTCGTTCCTAAACCTCATGATGAACTCGGAACAGCTCTTGATATTCTTGATTTTGAAAGAGGTTCAAAATTAAGTGGTTCAAGATTTACAGTATATAAAAAGGCAGGTGCAAGACTGGAAAGGGCTCTTATCAACTTTATGCTGGATACTCATACATCTGAACATGGATATGAAGAAATAATGACACCTCAGCTTGCTAAGAGGGAAATAATGATGGGGACAGGACAGTTACCTAAATTTGCAGATGACATGTACAAAATTGAAGGGGAAGAATTATTTTTAATACCAACAGCAGAAGTGACTCTGACAAATCTTCATAATGGAGAAATTCTGGATGAAGAAGAAATACCAAGATATTATTGCGGATTTACTGCATGTTTCAGACAGGAAGCAGGTTCAGGAGGAAGAGACCTTAAAGGACTTGTAAGACAACATCAGTTTAACAAAGTTGAAATGGTAAAAATCGCACATCCTGATAATTCTTACGAAGAACTGGAAAAGATGGTAAATAATGCTGAAACAATATTACAAAAACTGAAACTTCCTTACAGGGTAATTTCCCTTTGTAGCGGAGACATAGGATTCAGTGCGGCAAAAACATATGATCTGGAAGTATGGGTACCTAGTCAGGATAAGTACAGGGAAATTTCTTCATGCTCAAATACTGAAGATTTTCAGGCAAGACGTGCAATGATAAAATACAGAGTAAAGGAAACAGGAAAGAGTAGATTTGTCCATACATTAAATGGTTCCGGGCTGGCAGTAGGAAGAACTTTACTGGCTATAATGGAAAATTACCAACAGGAAGATGGAAGTATAAAAGTTCCTGATGTTCTAGTTCCTTATATGGGTGGAATGACAGTTATAAAATAA